The Hymenobacter sp. DG01 genome has a segment encoding these proteins:
- a CDS encoding SWIM zinc finger family protein, with protein sequence MSDFAYAYARHSALEARPEGNALLLSAFAEDAVESGTSCFFWGRLRDSWLAARGLSTLAKVVASRFVPQSAALRDPIVTAGAGLLRFEAFSSCNGVYARLDLGPAALDGEFLSSGTTNVDFNEPMVNALARISRTEPVLLSVGEKEVVLERAEGRVTERKVALPERWIKGLTAVQAYLALMEEKLRLTRVQAVQLVQGLLAGSAKADVFLVLRGPRPSFSPVATAGSVRVGGAHRLRLLEGLLPLCEALRVYATPDGQASAFVLELGGGQQFVLALSADVWRGFSGEGNQLDALMEELPTEWIAGANNLFRGNETFNPTLFALENGLDPSTVDKLCASLSAMGLLGFDLAENHYFYRRLPFKTQRILSLNPRLKNARALLAAADGVQLVGVAEGGRTQARVRGTGVWHTVLVGGAQPPQCTCPWFSEHQGQRGPCKHILAAQMQFA encoded by the coding sequence ATGTCTGATTTCGCTTATGCTTATGCCCGTCATTCTGCGCTGGAAGCCCGCCCGGAGGGCAACGCACTGTTACTATCCGCTTTTGCTGAGGATGCTGTAGAATCGGGTACTTCCTGCTTTTTCTGGGGTAGGCTGCGCGACTCCTGGCTGGCGGCCCGCGGACTAAGCACGTTAGCCAAAGTTGTTGCCTCACGATTCGTGCCCCAAAGCGCCGCCCTCCGCGACCCTATCGTGACGGCAGGGGCGGGCCTGTTGCGCTTCGAGGCCTTTTCCTCGTGCAATGGGGTGTACGCCCGCCTGGACCTGGGGCCTGCTGCGCTGGACGGGGAGTTTCTGAGCAGCGGCACCACCAACGTCGATTTCAACGAGCCCATGGTGAATGCCCTGGCCCGCATTTCGCGCACCGAGCCGGTGCTGCTGTCGGTGGGCGAGAAAGAAGTGGTGCTGGAGCGGGCCGAGGGCCGCGTGACGGAGCGCAAAGTAGCCCTGCCCGAGCGCTGGATTAAAGGCCTCACTGCGGTACAGGCCTACCTGGCTCTGATGGAAGAAAAGCTGCGCCTGACCCGCGTGCAGGCCGTGCAGCTGGTGCAGGGCCTACTCGCCGGCAGCGCCAAAGCCGATGTTTTCCTGGTGTTGCGCGGCCCGCGACCCAGCTTCTCGCCGGTGGCCACGGCGGGTTCCGTGCGGGTAGGCGGCGCCCACCGGCTGCGGCTGCTGGAGGGGCTGCTGCCCCTATGCGAAGCCCTGCGCGTGTACGCCACCCCCGATGGGCAGGCCTCGGCGTTTGTGCTGGAGCTGGGCGGCGGGCAGCAGTTTGTACTGGCCCTATCGGCGGATGTGTGGCGGGGCTTTTCGGGAGAAGGCAACCAGCTGGATGCCCTGATGGAGGAACTGCCCACCGAGTGGATTGCCGGTGCCAACAACCTGTTCCGGGGCAACGAGACCTTTAACCCTACCCTCTTCGCCCTCGAAAACGGCCTCGACCCCAGTACCGTGGACAAGCTCTGCGCCAGCCTCTCAGCCATGGGCCTGCTGGGCTTCGACCTGGCTGAAAACCATTATTTCTACCGCCGCCTACCCTTCAAAACCCAACGCATCCTGAGCCTGAACCCGCGCCTGAAAAACGCCCGGGCCCTGCTGGCCGCCGCCGATGGAGTGCAGCTGGTGGGCGTGGCCGAAGGCGGCCGCACCCAGGCCCGGGTGCGCGGAACCGGCGTGTGGCACACTGTGCTGGTAGGCGGGGCGCAGCCGCCCCAATGCACCTGCCCCTGGTTTAGTGAGCACCAGGGCCAGCGCGGGCCCTGCAAGCACATTCTGGCCGCGCAAATGCAGTTCGCCTAA